The Molothrus ater isolate BHLD 08-10-18 breed brown headed cowbird chromosome 18, BPBGC_Mater_1.1, whole genome shotgun sequence genome window below encodes:
- the UFD1 gene encoding ubiquitin recognition factor in ER-associated degradation protein 1 isoform X1, whose amino-acid sequence MFSFNMFDHPIPRVFQNRFSTQYRCFSVSMLAGPNDRSDVEKGGKIIMPPSALDQLSRLNITYPMLFKLTNKNSDRMTHCGVLEFVADEGICYLPHWMMQNLLLEEGGLVQVESVNLQVATYSKFQPQSPDFLDITNPKAVLENALRNFACLTTGDVIAINYNEKIYELRVMETKPDKAVSIIECDMNVDFDAPLGYKEPERSAQHEETTDVETDHSGYVSDIGFRAFSGSGNRLDGKKKGVEPSPSPIKPGDIRRGIPNYDFKIGRITFIRNSRPLVKKVEEDESGSRFIAFSGEGQSLRKKGRKP is encoded by the exons ATG tTCTCTTTCAATATGTTTGACCACCCCATCCCCCGGGTGTTCCAGAACCGTTTTTCGACCCAGTACCGCTGCTTCTCGGTATCCATGCTTGCCGGACCTAATGACAGGTCAGATGTGGAGAAAGGCGGGAAGA TAATTATGCCACCATCAGCTTTGGATCAACTCA GCCGCCTTAATATTACTTACCCCATGCTGTTCAAGCTGACCAACAAGAACTCAGACAGAATGACTCACTGTGGAGTGCTGGAGTTTGTGGCTGATGAGGGCATCTGTTACCTTCCACACTGG ATGATGCAGAATTTGCTGCTGGAAGAAGGAGGCTTGGTGCAAGTGGAGAGTGTGAATCTGCAAGTTGCTACTTACTCAAAATTCCAGCCACAAAGTCCAGATTTTCTTGACATCACCAATCCCAAAGCTGT ACTGGAAAATGCATTGAGGAACTTTGCCTGTCTAACTACTGGGGACGTGATTGCCATCAACTACAATGAAAAG ATCTACGAGCTTCGGGTAATGGAGACCAAACCAGATAAGGCTGTGTCCATCATAGAGTGTGATATGAAC GTGGATTTTGATGCTCCTTTGGGATACAAAGAACCAGAAAGAAGTGCACAACACGAAGAGACCACA gATGTGGAGACAGACCACAGTGGATATGTGAGCGATATAGGATTTCGT GCATTCTCTGGATCTGGAAACAGATTGGATGGCAAGAAGAAAGGTGTGGAGCCCAGTCCCTCACCAATTAAACCAGGAGACATCCGAAG AGGAATTCCCAACTATGACTTCAAGATTGGTAGAATCACATTCATTAGGAATTCACGTCCCCTGGTCAAGAAAGTGGAAGAG
- the UFD1 gene encoding ubiquitin recognition factor in ER-associated degradation protein 1 isoform X2: protein MTVIMPPSALDQLSRLNITYPMLFKLTNKNSDRMTHCGVLEFVADEGICYLPHWMMQNLLLEEGGLVQVESVNLQVATYSKFQPQSPDFLDITNPKAVLENALRNFACLTTGDVIAINYNEKIYELRVMETKPDKAVSIIECDMNVDFDAPLGYKEPERSAQHEETTDVETDHSGYVSDIGFRAFSGSGNRLDGKKKGVEPSPSPIKPGDIRRGIPNYDFKIGRITFIRNSRPLVKKVEEDESGSRFIAFSGEGQSLRKKGRKP, encoded by the exons ATGACAG TAATTATGCCACCATCAGCTTTGGATCAACTCA GCCGCCTTAATATTACTTACCCCATGCTGTTCAAGCTGACCAACAAGAACTCAGACAGAATGACTCACTGTGGAGTGCTGGAGTTTGTGGCTGATGAGGGCATCTGTTACCTTCCACACTGG ATGATGCAGAATTTGCTGCTGGAAGAAGGAGGCTTGGTGCAAGTGGAGAGTGTGAATCTGCAAGTTGCTACTTACTCAAAATTCCAGCCACAAAGTCCAGATTTTCTTGACATCACCAATCCCAAAGCTGT ACTGGAAAATGCATTGAGGAACTTTGCCTGTCTAACTACTGGGGACGTGATTGCCATCAACTACAATGAAAAG ATCTACGAGCTTCGGGTAATGGAGACCAAACCAGATAAGGCTGTGTCCATCATAGAGTGTGATATGAAC GTGGATTTTGATGCTCCTTTGGGATACAAAGAACCAGAAAGAAGTGCACAACACGAAGAGACCACA gATGTGGAGACAGACCACAGTGGATATGTGAGCGATATAGGATTTCGT GCATTCTCTGGATCTGGAAACAGATTGGATGGCAAGAAGAAAGGTGTGGAGCCCAGTCCCTCACCAATTAAACCAGGAGACATCCGAAG AGGAATTCCCAACTATGACTTCAAGATTGGTAGAATCACATTCATTAGGAATTCACGTCCCCTGGTCAAGAAAGTGGAAGAG
- the UFD1 gene encoding ubiquitin recognition factor in ER-associated degradation protein 1 isoform X3 — protein MPPSALDQLSRLNITYPMLFKLTNKNSDRMTHCGVLEFVADEGICYLPHWMMQNLLLEEGGLVQVESVNLQVATYSKFQPQSPDFLDITNPKAVLENALRNFACLTTGDVIAINYNEKIYELRVMETKPDKAVSIIECDMNVDFDAPLGYKEPERSAQHEETTDVETDHSGYVSDIGFRAFSGSGNRLDGKKKGVEPSPSPIKPGDIRRGIPNYDFKIGRITFIRNSRPLVKKVEEDESGSRFIAFSGEGQSLRKKGRKP, from the exons ATGCCACCATCAGCTTTGGATCAACTCA GCCGCCTTAATATTACTTACCCCATGCTGTTCAAGCTGACCAACAAGAACTCAGACAGAATGACTCACTGTGGAGTGCTGGAGTTTGTGGCTGATGAGGGCATCTGTTACCTTCCACACTGG ATGATGCAGAATTTGCTGCTGGAAGAAGGAGGCTTGGTGCAAGTGGAGAGTGTGAATCTGCAAGTTGCTACTTACTCAAAATTCCAGCCACAAAGTCCAGATTTTCTTGACATCACCAATCCCAAAGCTGT ACTGGAAAATGCATTGAGGAACTTTGCCTGTCTAACTACTGGGGACGTGATTGCCATCAACTACAATGAAAAG ATCTACGAGCTTCGGGTAATGGAGACCAAACCAGATAAGGCTGTGTCCATCATAGAGTGTGATATGAAC GTGGATTTTGATGCTCCTTTGGGATACAAAGAACCAGAAAGAAGTGCACAACACGAAGAGACCACA gATGTGGAGACAGACCACAGTGGATATGTGAGCGATATAGGATTTCGT GCATTCTCTGGATCTGGAAACAGATTGGATGGCAAGAAGAAAGGTGTGGAGCCCAGTCCCTCACCAATTAAACCAGGAGACATCCGAAG AGGAATTCCCAACTATGACTTCAAGATTGGTAGAATCACATTCATTAGGAATTCACGTCCCCTGGTCAAGAAAGTGGAAGAG